The following coding sequences are from one Wenzhouxiangella sp. AB-CW3 window:
- a CDS encoding M28 family peptidase produces MTGTRRIVMAARIGFWLAIVALLAGSVAWMTRMPGESVSEPLAELTSLEARWAARLERDVYMLADEIGVRNMGRPGSMTRTVEWLDERFSESGLRPVHHQYTLSGSGHADATAVNVVAEIPGSRRADEYVIIGAHYDTVPGSPGANDNASAVAVLLALADWFSDRPQSRTLRFVAFANEEPPFYLSADMGSYAYADSLRAADEQVSAMMALDGLGFYSTEPGSQQFPAPGLGLAYSDRAEFIAFVTRMRDRSVLTRSLGAFRREASIPSEGAVLPSFLPGVGWSDHWSFWQHGYPAFLVTDTLPFRDPNYHSPADTPQRLDFERMARLAVGLRAVVLELAGE; encoded by the coding sequence ATGACCGGTACACGCCGAATCGTTATGGCTGCCCGGATCGGCTTCTGGTTGGCGATTGTCGCACTATTGGCTGGATCTGTAGCCTGGATGACCAGAATGCCGGGAGAAAGTGTTTCCGAACCACTGGCCGAACTGACCTCGCTGGAAGCCCGGTGGGCTGCCCGCCTGGAGCGCGATGTGTATATGCTGGCCGACGAGATCGGAGTGCGCAACATGGGCCGGCCCGGGTCAATGACGCGCACTGTCGAATGGCTTGACGAGCGCTTTTCCGAGTCGGGGCTGAGACCGGTTCACCACCAGTACACGCTTTCAGGCAGCGGCCATGCGGATGCGACCGCCGTCAATGTCGTCGCCGAAATACCTGGCTCTCGCCGTGCGGACGAATACGTCATCATCGGTGCCCACTACGACACTGTGCCGGGCTCGCCTGGGGCCAACGACAATGCCTCGGCGGTGGCTGTCCTGCTGGCGCTGGCCGACTGGTTTTCAGACCGACCGCAGTCGCGCACCCTGCGTTTCGTGGCGTTTGCCAACGAGGAACCGCCCTTCTATCTGTCGGCCGATATGGGTAGCTACGCTTATGCAGACAGTTTGCGGGCCGCCGACGAACAGGTCAGCGCCATGATGGCGTTGGACGGGCTGGGTTTCTACTCGACAGAACCGGGTTCCCAGCAATTCCCCGCGCCGGGACTGGGCCTGGCTTACTCCGATCGAGCCGAGTTCATTGCCTTCGTCACCCGGATGCGGGACCGCTCCGTGCTCACCCGCTCACTTGGTGCCTTTCGCCGGGAAGCCAGCATTCCTTCCGAGGGTGCAGTGCTGCCTTCGTTCCTGCCCGGGGTGGGCTGGTCCGATCACTGGTCGTTCTGGCAGCACGGCTATCCGGCATTCCTGGTCACCGACACCCTGCCGTTTCGCGACCCGAACTACCACTCCCCGGCCGATACGCCACAGCGCCTCGACTTCGAACGCATGGCGCGGTTGGCTGTTGGGCTCAGGGCCGTTGTCCTGGAGCTGGCTGGTGAGTAA
- a CDS encoding DEAD/DEAH box helicase → MPRKIDPRTYDECLSPQWLETEVDPGSWRRGLKYFREGRASLVDVIVVEEGYLGILGRCQGSRVDAYEQEISLIPERQGVLLMGYCDCPVGFDCKHVVAVMLEWQRQMSGSGVEKADPVDAWLEGLATWTEGAGQTGEEALLYLLAPAQRNPQTLVPEFAVARPRADGWTQGRRTIPVTLNNPWQRPGYLSGADEEILALIRACLPVHSIGPGFQLTGASGYLALEHMVQTGRCFLSSDRDQPLLWGPDRELHVNWNRDDGAFRVDLSLAEGGQMLDLDPPAYLDVGRHLVGRLDGPSGLDRARVRALVTAPPIPADRAASVARAMALTLPDMPTPVAVERQDIAEAPQPVLRVDFDPRVPQMADARLHFLYGGHHVDPGGEAVLNLEVEAGLVRILRDLDAEQRAVDQLQAHGLTRLHGKADQFIQPGWKPDAALRDAWFAWLEEEKPRLERAGWQIEVVEPSGVTLSQASDIRGEVEESGNDWFSLRFDLEFDGWVMPLLPLVSELLENYEPGSLPETLYLNAGQGHFVAVPGERIEPVLTTIIELFDRVDGDALELPRPDAAHLNYLDGIPIQGATSLRKVAAQLRDFSGLESVHLPTTFKGQLRDYQQHGVNWLQFLRRRGFGGILADDMGLGKTVQTLAHLAVEKRAGRMQHPSLIVAPTSLMSNWQREAAAFTPKLKVLVLQGPERVERFEFIDQANLVLTTYPLLPRDREILLAQEWHYVILDEAQQVKNPRAQAAQVVRRLKATHRLCLTGTPMENHLGELWAQFDFLMPGFLGDQQTFQRQYRTPIEKHDDREKLQLLTRRTAPFLLRRTKDLVASELPPKSELLRTVALESKQALLYESVRLTMEKKVRKSIARRGLARSHIVVLEALLKLRQVCCDPRLLPAATRGARAAGSAKFNLLFELLPELLEEGRRILLFSQFTTMLGLIECEVKKRGIAYSKLTGQTRKRDAAIETFRSGAADLFLISLKAGGVGLNLTEADTVIHYDPWWNPAVEHQATGRAHRIGQGKPVFVYRLVAEGTVEERMLSLQERKQQLADQVHGSGRAPDQPPIDEATVEALLGGSGGHH, encoded by the coding sequence ATGCCCCGAAAGATCGACCCCCGCACGTACGATGAATGTCTGTCGCCGCAATGGCTGGAGACGGAGGTCGATCCCGGGAGCTGGAGGCGTGGGCTGAAATACTTTCGCGAGGGTCGGGCTTCGTTGGTCGATGTCATTGTGGTGGAGGAAGGCTATCTGGGGATTCTCGGTCGTTGTCAGGGAAGCCGTGTCGATGCCTACGAGCAGGAAATCAGCTTGATCCCGGAGCGTCAGGGGGTGTTGCTGATGGGGTATTGTGACTGTCCGGTAGGGTTCGACTGCAAGCATGTGGTCGCCGTGATGCTGGAGTGGCAGCGCCAGATGTCGGGCAGTGGGGTCGAGAAAGCGGATCCGGTTGATGCCTGGCTGGAGGGTCTGGCGACCTGGACCGAGGGTGCGGGTCAAACCGGTGAGGAGGCGCTGCTCTATTTGCTTGCTCCCGCGCAGCGCAATCCGCAGACCCTCGTGCCGGAGTTCGCTGTCGCCCGCCCCCGCGCGGATGGATGGACTCAGGGGCGACGCACGATTCCTGTGACACTGAACAACCCTTGGCAACGTCCGGGCTATCTGAGTGGCGCCGATGAGGAAATCCTGGCCTTGATCCGCGCCTGTCTGCCTGTGCATTCTATTGGCCCTGGGTTCCAGTTGACCGGGGCCAGTGGTTATCTGGCGCTTGAGCACATGGTTCAGACCGGGCGCTGTTTTCTGAGTTCTGATCGTGATCAGCCACTGCTCTGGGGGCCAGATCGGGAGTTGCACGTGAACTGGAATCGGGATGATGGGGCGTTTCGGGTTGACCTGTCTCTCGCCGAGGGTGGGCAGATGCTGGATCTCGATCCGCCGGCATATCTGGATGTCGGGCGACATCTGGTTGGACGGCTTGACGGCCCATCCGGCCTCGACCGGGCGCGGGTGCGCGCGCTGGTGACGGCGCCGCCTATCCCGGCTGATCGGGCAGCGAGCGTGGCCCGGGCGATGGCGTTGACCCTGCCGGATATGCCGACCCCGGTTGCGGTGGAAAGGCAGGACATAGCGGAGGCACCGCAGCCGGTGCTGAGGGTCGATTTCGACCCGCGCGTTCCGCAGATGGCAGATGCGCGATTGCATTTCCTCTATGGCGGTCATCACGTGGATCCGGGAGGCGAGGCGGTGCTGAATCTGGAGGTCGAGGCCGGCCTGGTCAGGATCCTGCGGGATCTCGATGCCGAGCAGCGGGCGGTCGATCAGCTCCAGGCACATGGTCTGACGCGCCTGCACGGCAAAGCCGATCAGTTCATTCAACCTGGATGGAAGCCGGACGCGGCGTTGCGCGATGCCTGGTTTGCCTGGCTGGAGGAGGAAAAGCCGCGACTGGAACGGGCCGGCTGGCAGATCGAGGTCGTCGAACCATCGGGCGTCACTCTCAGCCAGGCCAGCGATATTCGTGGCGAGGTCGAGGAGTCGGGCAATGACTGGTTCAGTCTGCGTTTCGATCTGGAGTTCGATGGCTGGGTCATGCCGTTGCTGCCCCTGGTCAGTGAATTGCTGGAAAACTACGAGCCCGGCAGCTTGCCGGAAACGCTGTATCTGAATGCCGGCCAGGGGCACTTCGTGGCGGTGCCTGGCGAACGCATCGAGCCGGTGCTCACGACCATCATTGAATTGTTCGACCGGGTTGATGGCGACGCGCTCGAACTGCCGAGACCCGATGCGGCGCATCTGAATTATCTCGATGGCATTCCGATTCAAGGCGCGACTTCGCTGCGCAAGGTCGCGGCGCAACTGCGGGATTTTTCCGGTCTTGAGTCCGTGCACTTGCCGACCACTTTCAAGGGACAATTGCGTGATTACCAACAGCACGGCGTCAACTGGTTGCAGTTTTTGCGTCGGCGCGGTTTTGGCGGCATCCTGGCCGATGACATGGGGCTGGGCAAGACCGTCCAGACGCTGGCTCACCTGGCGGTGGAAAAACGTGCCGGCCGCATGCAGCACCCCAGCCTGATTGTCGCGCCGACTAGCCTGATGAGTAATTGGCAACGCGAAGCGGCTGCATTCACGCCCAAGCTGAAGGTGCTGGTGCTGCAGGGGCCTGAACGCGTCGAGCGTTTCGAATTCATTGATCAGGCCAACCTGGTGTTGACCACTTATCCGCTGTTGCCGCGCGACCGCGAAATTCTGCTGGCACAGGAATGGCACTACGTGATTCTGGACGAGGCCCAGCAGGTCAAGAATCCTCGAGCGCAGGCCGCGCAGGTTGTGCGGCGTTTGAAGGCCACGCATCGACTGTGCCTGACCGGCACGCCGATGGAAAATCATCTGGGGGAGCTCTGGGCCCAGTTCGACTTCCTGATGCCGGGGTTTCTGGGGGATCAGCAGACGTTCCAGCGCCAGTACCGTACCCCGATTGAGAAGCATGACGACCGCGAGAAACTGCAGTTGCTGACGCGGCGAACCGCACCGTTCCTGCTGCGACGCACCAAGGATCTGGTCGCCAGCGAACTGCCGCCCAAAAGCGAGCTGTTGCGAACGGTGGCCTTGGAGAGCAAGCAGGCCCTGCTGTACGAAAGCGTGCGTTTGACCATGGAAAAGAAGGTGCGCAAGTCGATTGCCAGGCGCGGCCTGGCGCGCAGTCATATCGTTGTGCTCGAGGCGCTGCTCAAGCTGCGTCAGGTCTGCTGCGATCCGCGCTTGTTGCCAGCTGCGACGCGTGGGGCCCGCGCGGCCGGCTCGGCCAAGTTCAACCTGCTTTTCGAGCTGCTTCCCGAATTGCTCGAGGAGGGCCGCCGAATCCTGCTGTTTTCCCAGTTCACCACCATGCTGGGCTTGATTGAGTGCGAGGTCAAGAAACGTGGTATCGCATACAGCAAGCTGACCGGGCAGACCCGCAAGCGGGACGCAGCCATTGAAACATTCCGGTCGGGCGCGGCCGATCTGTTCCTGATCAGCCTGAAGGCGGGCGGCGTCGGGCTGAACCTCACCGAAGCCGATACCGTCATTCACTATGACCCTTGGTGGAACCCTGCTGTCGAGCACCAGGCGACTGGTCGCGCCCATCGCATTGGGCAGGGTAAACCGGTCTTCGTCTACCGGCTCGTTGCCGAGGGGACTGTAGAGGAGCGCATGCTCTCGCTGCAGGAACGCAAGCAACAGCTGGCTGATCAGGTCCATGGCAGTGGTCGTGCACCCGACCAGCCACCGATTGACGAAGCTACGGTCGAGGCACTGCTGGGTGGATCAGGCGGTCACCATTGA
- a CDS encoding nucleotidyl transferase AbiEii/AbiGii toxin family protein, translated as MSVDINLTYLPVMNRADSLAEIDAALDRIAAGIERTVKGARTQRMAGGRGGETWVFARLGSAEIKIETSPVMRGVVHEPEWREVSEAVQDRYGYAEIQVVSFEDLFGGKLHAALDRQHPRDLFDVKLLYDNEGLTEGMFRVFLVHVASSYRPPHELLGPRAYDHDQVFRQEFAGMTREPVALVGHAASKVTLSRRTSAEGRAGEAAWRLSRRE; from the coding sequence TTGTCCGTTGATATCAACCTGACTTATCTCCCGGTGATGAACCGTGCCGACAGTCTTGCTGAAATCGATGCGGCCCTGGACCGAATTGCCGCAGGCATCGAGCGAACTGTGAAGGGAGCAAGAACACAGCGAATGGCCGGCGGGCGTGGCGGCGAGACATGGGTTTTCGCTCGGCTTGGCAGCGCTGAAATCAAGATCGAGACCTCGCCGGTGATGCGCGGCGTCGTTCACGAGCCCGAATGGCGGGAGGTCAGCGAGGCTGTTCAGGATCGATATGGGTATGCTGAAATCCAGGTGGTGTCGTTCGAGGATCTTTTCGGCGGAAAACTGCACGCCGCCCTGGATCGTCAGCACCCACGTGACCTGTTCGATGTGAAGTTGCTATACGACAATGAAGGACTGACCGAGGGTATGTTCCGGGTTTTTCTGGTGCACGTAGCGAGCTCCTATCGTCCGCCCCACGAACTGCTCGGTCCCCGCGCCTACGACCACGACCAGGTGTTTCGGCAGGAGTTCGCAGGCATGACCCGTGAGCCTGTGGCGCTAGTGGGCCATGCGGCAAGTAAGGTAACACTCAGCCGCCGCACAAGCGCCGAGGGCAGGGCAGGCGAAGCCGCATGGCGACTTTCGCGCAGAGAATGA
- a CDS encoding type IV toxin-antitoxin system AbiEi family antitoxin domain-containing protein produces the protein MQARTQGRLVGTGKSPGVKPLRVFSALDVVPATPACRRLATNAERQAVCLLIRAGLIVCDGRVKQGWLERLARGVFRRPGTSARSSDRIDWKTCVLSLQHIMGYTVHVGGMTALTLQGYTHYLALGDKAPVWLYGADAPNWLKKLSLDAPLEIRNQRLFGDPEMGQLEVQGEPDSGRAGSPPWEWSMRMSGPERAVMEALDELPDHVSFHNLDMAFESLTTLRPKLLGSLLNDCRKIQVRRLFFVFADRHGHAWRKRLNPEDFDLGRGDRALVKGGTGINLIP, from the coding sequence GTGCAGGCGAGAACGCAAGGGCGGCTTGTCGGAACGGGAAAAAGCCCTGGAGTGAAGCCGTTGCGCGTGTTCTCGGCGCTTGACGTAGTCCCCGCTACACCTGCGTGCCGACGCCTTGCCACGAACGCTGAGAGGCAAGCTGTGTGTCTGCTGATTCGTGCCGGGTTAATAGTATGCGATGGCCGGGTTAAGCAGGGCTGGCTGGAGCGTCTCGCTCGCGGCGTTTTCCGTCGCCCGGGAACGAGTGCCCGGTCGTCGGACAGAATCGACTGGAAGACCTGTGTGCTCTCGTTGCAGCACATCATGGGCTACACCGTCCATGTGGGAGGCATGACGGCCTTGACACTTCAAGGCTACACTCATTACCTGGCGCTTGGCGACAAGGCGCCCGTCTGGCTCTACGGTGCAGACGCTCCCAATTGGCTGAAAAAACTGTCCTTGGACGCTCCGCTGGAGATCCGCAATCAGCGCCTGTTTGGAGATCCAGAGATGGGGCAATTGGAAGTCCAAGGCGAGCCGGATTCGGGCCGAGCAGGAAGCCCCCCATGGGAGTGGTCGATGAGGATGTCCGGGCCGGAACGTGCCGTGATGGAAGCCCTGGATGAACTCCCGGATCATGTGAGCTTCCACAATCTGGATATGGCGTTCGAAAGCCTGACGACTCTGCGCCCCAAACTCCTGGGTTCCCTACTGAATGATTGCAGGAAGATCCAGGTCAGGCGCCTGTTCTTCGTCTTTGCCGATCGCCATGGGCATGCCTGGCGCAAACGGCTCAATCCCGAGGATTTCGACCTCGGGCGCGGGGACCGCGCCCTGGTCAAAGGCGGAACCGGCATCAATCTTATACCGTGA
- a CDS encoding GNAT family N-acetyltransferase: MADPAWTIEALRKGHDRKSFDCGVPELNEYLRRFARQNEAAGISQHFVALGSPGSHDVYGYYALSAGAVAFDHVPKDLRKRLPRYPIPVAHLGRLAVARSAAGQGLGEHLLMDALARTLRAADEIGIHAVEVDAINDAARAFYLKYGFQPLKDDRHHLYLPISTVKKLNLV, from the coding sequence GTGGCTGATCCGGCCTGGACGATCGAGGCGCTGAGGAAGGGGCATGATCGCAAGTCCTTCGACTGCGGTGTCCCGGAGCTTAACGAGTACCTTCGCCGCTTTGCCCGCCAGAACGAGGCTGCAGGAATCAGCCAGCACTTCGTGGCCCTTGGTTCCCCGGGCTCGCATGACGTTTATGGCTACTATGCGCTCTCGGCAGGTGCCGTGGCCTTTGATCATGTGCCAAAGGACTTGCGCAAGCGCCTGCCCCGTTATCCCATACCGGTGGCGCACCTTGGTCGGCTGGCTGTCGCCCGATCCGCTGCCGGCCAGGGTCTGGGGGAGCACCTGCTGATGGATGCCCTGGCCAGAACCCTGCGTGCGGCCGACGAAATTGGAATCCATGCTGTCGAAGTGGACGCAATCAATGATGCTGCACGCGCGTTTTACCTGAAATATGGATTCCAGCCGCTGAAGGATGATCGGCATCACCTGTACCTGCCGATTTCGACGGTGAAGAAACTGAACCTCGTCTGA
- a CDS encoding DUF1778 domain-containing protein codes for MATATNSNPPARDARLDFRLQSEHKRLIEQAAVASGQTVSEFVLSRLLDVARETVERATTTQLNRRDREAFLALISEDSEPNEALQAAAERYRRRGG; via the coding sequence ATGGCAACCGCAACGAATTCCAACCCGCCCGCGCGGGACGCCCGGCTGGATTTCCGGCTACAGAGTGAGCACAAGCGCCTGATCGAGCAGGCGGCGGTGGCCAGTGGCCAGACCGTCTCGGAATTCGTGCTGTCGCGCTTGCTTGATGTGGCTCGCGAGACGGTCGAGCGAGCGACGACCACGCAGCTCAATCGCCGTGACCGCGAGGCGTTCCTGGCGCTGATTTCGGAAGATTCCGAGCCCAACGAGGCGTTGCAAGCCGCTGCCGAACGCTATCGTCGTCGAGGTGGCTGA
- a CDS encoding ABC transporter substrate-binding protein, producing MGRIDEDRQHVRMLGIFVGAWLMMLSGTAGAEPTEAIRIAGSGWIGDAPTWVASELDLFNQQRSAEDPVVEVDLYGSGMEALEALLAGQADLALAATTPTARALAGLLNESGGTSPEIVVLASVALSNQSHYIIAPDTVGIRQPDDFAGQRIGVMKGTSAHYGWSRFSLFHGLSADDVSLVDVPVSDMANALLEGQIDAAVIWQPWDLTLREELDDEVTVLPMRMLHTVNWLLLASTDFVNRHPGGTERILKAYIEAIEHIDVHPGKMLALFGGIIGHDPEVLEPLADRMLWRVGMNWSVLVNLGIQFEWLSTWPGLSEHTFPKPRRFLHAEPLHRVAPTLVTLPDYLMSGHAQPGTEP from the coding sequence ATGGGTCGGATAGATGAAGACCGGCAGCACGTGCGAATGCTCGGCATTTTTGTTGGCGCCTGGCTGATGATGCTGAGTGGCACGGCCGGCGCCGAGCCCACGGAAGCCATACGGATTGCCGGGTCCGGCTGGATTGGGGATGCGCCGACCTGGGTGGCCAGCGAGCTGGATCTGTTCAATCAGCAGCGTTCGGCAGAGGATCCGGTGGTCGAGGTCGACCTCTATGGATCGGGCATGGAAGCGCTTGAAGCCTTGCTGGCCGGCCAGGCTGACCTGGCCCTGGCTGCAACGACACCGACGGCGCGCGCCCTTGCCGGGCTTTTGAACGAATCAGGGGGCACATCTCCAGAGATCGTGGTTCTGGCAAGCGTCGCTCTTTCCAATCAGTCCCACTACATCATTGCACCCGATACCGTGGGTATCCGGCAGCCAGATGATTTTGCCGGCCAACGGATTGGCGTGATGAAGGGCACATCCGCCCACTACGGCTGGTCACGCTTTTCTCTGTTCCACGGCCTGTCGGCCGATGATGTTTCGCTGGTCGATGTGCCGGTCAGCGATATGGCCAATGCTCTGCTTGAGGGTCAGATCGATGCGGCGGTCATCTGGCAACCATGGGACCTGACCCTGCGCGAGGAACTGGACGACGAAGTCACCGTGCTTCCGATGCGCATGCTCCATACGGTCAACTGGCTGCTGCTAGCCAGCACCGACTTTGTCAACCGTCACCCCGGCGGCACCGAACGCATTCTGAAGGCCTACATCGAGGCTATAGAACATATTGATGTTCACCCCGGGAAGATGCTTGCCTTGTTCGGCGGGATCATCGGACATGACCCGGAAGTGCTCGAACCGCTGGCCGATCGGATGTTGTGGCGTGTTGGAATGAACTGGTCGGTGCTGGTCAATCTGGGTATCCAGTTCGAGTGGCTATCGACCTGGCCGGGATTGAGCGAGCACACCTTTCCCAAGCCCCGACGATTTCTCCACGCCGAACCACTGCATCGGGTTGCCCCAACGCTGGTGACTCTGCCCGACTATCTGATGTCGGGCCATGCGCAGCCGGGGACAGAACCATGA
- a CDS encoding ATP-binding protein, which yields MKLRTLATIGLIAALSGLGYVGLWGMAAWQDINERIADVGALEIQLQRMDQMAAAIDYITLVRPDATVIAALSEDARGLGQELDDVNRQQARLATRHLEEISAMGEFLLETRIPDNYQAPAPRDAEQLLLLSRQIRIHHAGAREALAALHVEHNSRMQKSLYQDLQRLAVIIIAFAFLTLLTALVIHRRLIRPLRTISAGLRAHSRGELETRIKVRHDDEIGELARTFNSMAEQRQHHEKQLQESRDRFSQIAENIGEAFWLAEPDNSRILYLSPAYEAMWGHSREAVYRDASLWTKAIHEADRPRVLKALERHPEGLYQAEYRVVHPDGTVRWINDRSFPVRDEAGRIVRIAGVARDVTELREHQSQLSERIKELRCLFQALELTTSQELTPTDIVARIVDHLPETMRFEAEAIARIELNGERFSSHDWGEPVETIDTPIRLDDREIGRIEVAYREQPIDAMPNEPLFLPEEQALINAIATHLSKMIDQRRLSETLARSERLKAIGEMTGGIAHDFNNLLTVIIGNAELLQELLGQDNPAMAELAEMIMTAGQRGSDLTTRMLAFARRQVLEPEIIDINRMLSDMEPLLQRSLGEDIELKFNFDESQPLPALIDRSQIESAVLNLCINARDAMPRGGRLTLETQPIHLDSYYAAILEEVEPGDYTLIAVSDTGTGIDPEHLGHVFEPFFTTKERGTGLGLSMIYGLVKQLRGHVRIYSEPGQGTTVRIYLPAATGDEPVDREAAIEPESLQGNETILLVEDNDLVRRYTSEQLKALGYKLFEASNAPDALKLLQEHDDIDLLFTDVVMPGGINGRELADRARAMYPGLKVLYTSGYTQNAIIHHGRLDPGVDLLAKPYHRRELGTAIRKVLEKDE from the coding sequence ATGAAGTTGCGCACTCTGGCGACTATCGGCCTGATTGCGGCGCTGTCCGGATTGGGCTACGTGGGGCTCTGGGGCATGGCTGCCTGGCAGGACATCAACGAACGCATAGCGGATGTCGGAGCGCTTGAGATCCAGCTTCAGCGCATGGACCAGATGGCTGCAGCCATTGACTACATCACGCTGGTCCGGCCGGATGCCACAGTCATTGCGGCACTATCCGAAGACGCCAGAGGTCTGGGCCAGGAGCTGGATGATGTCAACCGCCAGCAGGCCAGACTGGCAACTCGCCACCTGGAAGAGATTTCAGCGATGGGAGAATTCCTGCTCGAGACCCGGATTCCCGACAATTACCAGGCTCCGGCACCGCGGGATGCTGAACAGCTTCTTCTGCTGTCACGCCAGATTCGCATACACCATGCCGGTGCCCGAGAGGCCTTGGCGGCACTGCATGTCGAACACAACTCCCGCATGCAGAAATCTCTGTATCAGGATCTGCAGCGACTGGCAGTGATCATCATTGCCTTTGCCTTCCTGACCTTGCTGACCGCGCTGGTGATCCACCGCCGCCTGATACGCCCCCTTCGAACCATTAGTGCCGGGTTACGGGCTCACAGCCGCGGCGAGCTGGAGACACGCATCAAGGTTCGCCACGATGACGAAATCGGAGAGCTCGCCCGCACCTTCAACAGCATGGCCGAGCAGCGCCAGCACCACGAGAAACAGCTGCAAGAGTCTCGTGACCGTTTCTCGCAGATCGCGGAGAACATTGGCGAAGCATTCTGGCTGGCCGAGCCGGACAACAGTCGCATTTTGTACCTCAGCCCGGCTTATGAAGCGATGTGGGGCCATAGCCGTGAAGCCGTTTACCGGGATGCCAGTCTCTGGACCAAGGCCATTCACGAAGCCGACCGCCCCCGCGTGCTCAAGGCACTGGAGCGACATCCCGAAGGTCTGTACCAGGCCGAATATCGGGTGGTGCACCCCGATGGCACGGTGCGATGGATCAACGACCGCAGTTTTCCGGTACGCGATGAAGCCGGAAGGATCGTCAGAATTGCCGGTGTGGCGCGTGATGTGACCGAGCTTCGGGAACATCAGTCGCAACTCAGTGAGCGCATCAAGGAGTTGCGTTGCCTGTTCCAGGCCCTTGAACTGACGACCAGTCAGGAACTGACACCGACCGATATTGTTGCCCGCATTGTCGATCACCTGCCCGAAACCATGCGCTTCGAGGCCGAAGCCATTGCCCGCATCGAGCTCAACGGTGAGCGCTTTTCCAGCCATGACTGGGGTGAGCCGGTCGAAACCATCGACACACCCATCCGACTGGATGATCGAGAAATCGGTCGCATCGAGGTGGCTTATCGCGAACAGCCAATCGATGCCATGCCGAATGAACCGCTCTTTCTGCCCGAGGAGCAGGCGCTGATCAACGCCATTGCCACGCACCTGTCGAAAATGATTGATCAGCGCCGCCTCAGTGAAACCCTGGCCCGCAGCGAGCGCCTGAAAGCAATTGGCGAGATGACCGGCGGCATCGCCCACGACTTCAACAACCTCCTGACCGTGATCATCGGCAACGCCGAACTGCTGCAGGAGCTTCTGGGGCAGGACAACCCGGCCATGGCAGAGCTGGCGGAAATGATCATGACCGCGGGTCAGCGCGGTTCGGACCTGACCACCCGCATGCTGGCTTTCGCCAGGCGCCAGGTCCTCGAACCGGAGATCATCGATATCAACCGGATGCTTTCGGACATGGAACCACTGCTGCAACGCAGCCTGGGTGAAGACATCGAGCTGAAGTTCAACTTTGATGAGTCACAACCCCTTCCGGCACTGATCGACCGCAGCCAGATCGAGAGCGCCGTACTCAATTTGTGCATCAATGCTCGTGATGCCATGCCACGAGGCGGTCGCCTGACACTCGAGACACAACCCATTCACCTCGATAGTTACTATGCCGCGATTCTCGAGGAAGTGGAGCCGGGCGACTACACCCTGATTGCCGTATCCGATACCGGCACTGGCATCGATCCGGAGCATCTCGGCCATGTTTTCGAGCCTTTCTTCACCACCAAGGAACGGGGTACCGGGTTGGGTCTAAGCATGATCTACGGCCTGGTCAAGCAATTGCGGGGCCATGTCCGGATCTATTCCGAGCCCGGACAGGGAACGACGGTCCGGATCTACCTGCCTGCGGCCACTGGCGATGAGCCGGTTGATCGAGAAGCCGCTATCGAGCCCGAAAGCCTTCAGGGAAACGAAACTATCCTGTTGGTGGAGGATAATGACTTGGTCCGCCGCTATACCAGTGAGCAGCTAAAGGCGCTGGGGTACAAGCTCTTTGAAGCGTCCAATGCCCCGGATGCGCTGAAGTTACTGCAGGAACATGACGATATCGACCTGCTGTTTACCGATGTCGTCATGCCTGGCGGCATCAACGGCAGAGAGCTGGCAGATCGTGCCCGGGCCATGTATCCGGGGCTGAAGGTGCTTTACACTTCAGGTTATACGCAAAATGCCATCATTCACCACGGCAGACTCGACCCCGGCGTTGACCTGCTGGCCAAGCCGTATCACCGTCGTGAACTTGGCACCGCCATTCGCAAGGTGCTGGAGAAGGACGAGTGA